Proteins from a genomic interval of Pseudomonas silesiensis:
- a CDS encoding YbhB/YbcL family Raf kinase inhibitor-like protein, with product MTRLTSLNPWLAAVAVALCVQFPAQAQERFTLSIPGVSDNRLFTSAAASDAAGCGGKNQSPALSWNAGPPGTLSYAIVMHDPDGQKGLGVDHWIHYGIKATTRQIPAGVGAKSALEGVGGSNSKGTTGYMGPCPPVGDSSHHYIIQLYALDLAPDALPAGLSRAQLMEKIKGHVLKNSSVVRRYHR from the coding sequence ATGACTCGATTAACCTCCCTGAACCCTTGGCTGGCGGCCGTTGCAGTCGCCCTTTGCGTGCAGTTTCCGGCGCAGGCCCAAGAGCGCTTCACCCTCAGCATTCCCGGTGTTTCGGACAATCGCCTGTTCACCTCGGCAGCCGCCAGCGATGCGGCCGGTTGTGGCGGCAAGAACCAGTCCCCCGCACTGAGCTGGAACGCCGGCCCCCCGGGCACCTTGAGTTACGCCATCGTCATGCACGACCCGGACGGCCAGAAAGGCCTGGGTGTCGACCATTGGATTCACTATGGCATCAAGGCCACGACGCGCCAGATCCCGGCCGGCGTCGGCGCCAAATCCGCCCTCGAGGGCGTGGGCGGCAGCAACAGCAAAGGCACTACCGGTTACATGGGTCCCTGTCCGCCGGTCGGCGACAGCTCGCATCACTACATCATCCAGCTCTATGCCCTGGACCTTGCCCCAGACGCCTTACCCGCCGGCCTGAGCCGCGCGCAGTTGATGGAAAAGATCAAAGGCCATGTGTTGAAAAACAGCAGCGTGGTGCGGCGTTATCACCGCTGA
- the gabT gene encoding 4-aminobutyrate--2-oxoglutarate transaminase, which produces MSKTNASLMKRREAAVPRGVGQIHPIFAESAKNATVTDVEGREFIDFAGGIAVLNTGHVHPKIIAAVTEQLNKLTHTCFQVLAYEPYVEVCEKINAKVPGDFAKKTLLVTTGSEAVENSIKIARAATGRAGVIAFTGAYHGRTMMTLGLTGKVVPYSAGMGLMPGGIFRALYPNELHGVSIDDSIASIERIFKNDAEPRDIAAIIIEPVQGEGGFYVAPKEFMKRLRALCDQHGILLIADEVQTGAGRTGTFFAMEQMGVAADLTTFAKSIAGGFPLAGVCGKAEYMDAIAPGGLGGTYAGSPIACAAALAVMEVFEEEHLLDRCKAVGERLVTGLKAMQAKYPVIGEVRALGAMIAVELFVDGDSHKPNAPAVAAVVAKARDKGLILLSCGTYGNVLRVLVPLTSPDEQLDKGLAIIEECFAEL; this is translated from the coding sequence ATGAGCAAGACTAACGCATCCCTGATGAAACGCCGCGAAGCCGCAGTACCACGCGGTGTTGGCCAGATTCACCCGATTTTCGCCGAGTCCGCGAAGAACGCCACCGTGACCGACGTCGAAGGTCGCGAGTTCATCGACTTCGCCGGCGGTATCGCCGTGCTGAACACCGGTCACGTGCACCCGAAAATCATCGCCGCGGTGACCGAGCAGCTGAACAAGCTGACCCACACTTGCTTCCAGGTCCTGGCTTACGAGCCGTACGTAGAAGTGTGCGAGAAAATCAACGCCAAGGTGCCAGGTGATTTCGCCAAGAAAACCCTGCTGGTGACCACCGGTTCCGAAGCTGTGGAAAACTCGATCAAGATCGCCCGTGCCGCCACCGGCCGTGCCGGCGTGATTGCGTTCACCGGCGCTTATCACGGTCGCACCATGATGACTCTGGGCCTGACCGGTAAAGTCGTGCCTTACTCGGCCGGCATGGGCCTGATGCCAGGCGGCATCTTCCGCGCGCTGTACCCGAACGAACTGCACGGTGTGAGCATCGACGATTCGATCGCCAGCATCGAACGCATCTTCAAGAACGACGCCGAGCCGCGTGACATCGCGGCCATCATCATCGAGCCGGTACAGGGCGAAGGTGGTTTCTACGTCGCGCCTAAAGAATTCATGAAGCGCCTGCGCGCCCTGTGCGACCAGCACGGCATCCTGTTGATCGCTGACGAAGTGCAGACTGGCGCTGGCCGTACCGGCACCTTCTTCGCCATGGAACAGATGGGCGTTGCCGCCGACCTGACCACCTTCGCCAAATCCATCGCTGGCGGCTTCCCGCTGGCCGGTGTCTGCGGCAAGGCCGAATACATGGACGCCATTGCGCCAGGCGGCCTGGGTGGCACCTATGCCGGTAGCCCGATCGCTTGCGCCGCGGCCCTGGCCGTGATGGAAGTGTTCGAAGAAGAACACCTGCTGGACCGCTGCAAGGCTGTTGGCGAGCGTCTGGTCACCGGCCTCAAGGCCATGCAGGCCAAGTACCCGGTGATCGGCGAAGTCCGTGCCTTGGGCGCCATGATCGCGGTTGAGCTGTTCGTCGACGGCGACAGCCACAAGCCGAATGCTCCAGCGGTAGCCGCTGTCGTGGCCAAGGCTCGCGACAAGGGCCTGATCCTGCTGTCTTGCGGCACCTACGGCAACGTTCTGCGTGTGCTGGTACCACTGACTTCGCCGGATGAGCAACTGGACAAAGGTCTGGCCATCATTGAAGAGTGCTTCGCTGAGCTTTGA
- the gabD gene encoding NADP-dependent succinate-semialdehyde dehydrogenase, giving the protein MQLKDTQLFRQQAFIDGAWVDADNGQTIKVTNPATGETLGTVPKMGAAETRRAIEAADKALPAWRALTAKDRANKLRRWFELIIENQDDLARLMTLEQGKPLAEAKGEIVYAASFIEWFAEEAKRIYGDVIPGHQPDKRLIVIKQPIGVTAAITPWNFPAAMITRKAGPALAAGCTMVLKPASQTPFSAFALAELAQRAGIPAGVFSVVSGSAGDIGSELTSNPIVRKLSFTGSTEIGRQLMAECAKDIKKVSLELGGNAPFIVFDDADLDKAVEGAIISKYRNNGQTCVCANRLYIQDSVYDAFAEKLKVAVAKLKIGNGLEDGTTTGPLIDEKAVAKVQEHIADAVSKGATVLAGGKVMEGNFFEPTILTNVPKNAAVAKEETFGPLAPLFRFKDEAEVIAMSNDTEFGLASYFYARDLGRVFRVAEALEYGMVGVNTGLISNEVAPFGGIKASGLGREGSKYGIEDYLEIKYLCLGI; this is encoded by the coding sequence ATGCAGCTTAAAGACACCCAATTGTTCCGCCAACAAGCCTTTATCGATGGCGCTTGGGTCGATGCGGACAACGGTCAGACGATCAAGGTCACCAACCCGGCAACGGGTGAAACGCTGGGCACCGTGCCGAAAATGGGCGCTGCCGAAACCCGCCGTGCGATCGAAGCCGCCGACAAGGCGCTGCCGGCCTGGCGTGCACTGACCGCCAAGGACCGCGCGAACAAGCTGCGTCGCTGGTTCGAACTGATCATCGAGAACCAGGACGATCTGGCTCGCCTGATGACCCTGGAACAGGGCAAGCCGTTGGCCGAAGCCAAGGGCGAGATCGTTTATGCCGCTTCTTTTATCGAGTGGTTTGCCGAAGAAGCCAAGCGCATCTACGGTGATGTAATTCCGGGTCACCAGCCAGACAAGCGCCTGATCGTGATCAAGCAGCCGATCGGCGTGACCGCGGCCATTACCCCGTGGAACTTCCCGGCGGCGATGATCACCCGTAAAGCCGGCCCGGCCCTGGCTGCCGGTTGCACCATGGTGCTCAAGCCTGCTTCGCAAACTCCATTCTCCGCTTTCGCTCTGGCCGAACTGGCCCAGCGCGCAGGTATTCCAGCTGGCGTGTTCAGCGTTGTTTCCGGCAGCGCTGGCGACATCGGCAGCGAGCTGACCAGCAACCCGATCGTGCGCAAATTGTCCTTCACCGGTTCGACCGAAATCGGTCGTCAACTGATGGCCGAATGTGCCAAGGACATCAAGAAAGTCTCGCTGGAACTGGGCGGCAACGCGCCGTTCATCGTGTTCGACGACGCGGACCTGGATAAGGCCGTGGAAGGCGCGATCATTTCCAAGTACCGCAACAACGGCCAGACCTGCGTCTGCGCCAACCGTCTGTACATTCAGGATTCGGTCTACGACGCGTTCGCCGAGAAGCTGAAAGTGGCCGTGGCCAAGCTCAAGATCGGTAACGGTCTGGAAGACGGCACCACCACTGGCCCGCTGATCGATGAAAAAGCCGTGGCCAAGGTTCAAGAGCACATCGCTGACGCCGTCAGCAAAGGCGCAACCGTTCTGGCCGGAGGCAAGGTCATGGAAGGTAACTTCTTCGAGCCGACCATTCTGACCAACGTGCCGAAGAACGCTGCGGTGGCCAAGGAAGAAACCTTTGGTCCATTGGCGCCGCTGTTCCGCTTCAAAGATGAAGCCGAAGTGATCGCGATGTCCAACGACACCGAGTTCGGCCTGGCTTCGTACTTCTATGCCCGCGACCTGGGTCGTGTGTTCCGTGTGGCGGAAGCCCTGGAATATGGCATGGTCGGCGTCAACACCGGGTTGATCTCCAACGAAGTCGCGCCGTTCGGCGGCATCAAGGCGTCGGGCCTGGGCCGTGAAGGCTCCAAGTACGGCATCGAAGATTACCTGGAAATCAAATACCTCTGCCTGGGCATCTAA
- a CDS encoding apoptosis inducing factor family protein — translation MALHRVARFADVPVNRGLEVRIADTKIVLLRVGDQLRAYQGECPHAGAPLAEGALCDGRLICPWHKAAYRIEDGALCEPPSLDSLKRYPLELRDDEVWVDDRPLPAGSTPPADDERTFVIVGAGAAGTAAAAALREKGFGGRVLLIDREADAGYDRTVLSKFVIAGEMPPEEVPPLRNENFYLEQRIERIKGEVASLDAANKTLRLADGQSLTYDAALLATGGTPNPLKLPGADLPQVFVLRSKDQAQRILASAKPGQRAVIIGDSFIALESASALREYGLDVTVLARHAVPFAKQFGDTVGKAIRARHVAHGVVFHTDGEAAQIEGTDKVEAVKLDNGQRLPADLVLVGIGVTPATGPFADLPKEKDQSLRVDGGMRVTDGLWAAGDIATFPLNGQPQRIEHWRLAQQQARIAAANMLGGDEHYLDVPFFWTWHFGKNYDYLGHAEAWDEVEFKGDPYHPPFIGLFCKNGVVAAAVACDEERAMAMLAERMKQPLPVDEAWRLIRDAG, via the coding sequence ATGGCCCTGCACCGCGTCGCCCGTTTCGCCGATGTGCCCGTGAACCGTGGCCTGGAAGTCCGGATCGCGGACACTAAAATCGTCCTGCTGCGAGTCGGCGATCAATTGCGCGCCTATCAGGGTGAATGCCCCCACGCCGGAGCGCCGCTGGCTGAGGGTGCGCTGTGCGATGGGCGGCTGATCTGCCCTTGGCACAAAGCCGCGTACCGGATCGAAGACGGTGCGCTGTGTGAACCGCCGTCTCTGGACAGCCTCAAGCGCTACCCCCTTGAATTGCGCGATGACGAAGTCTGGGTCGACGACCGGCCACTGCCTGCTGGCAGCACACCGCCGGCTGACGATGAGCGCACGTTCGTGATCGTCGGCGCCGGTGCCGCGGGCACGGCGGCTGCGGCTGCGCTGCGCGAAAAAGGCTTTGGCGGTCGCGTGCTGCTGATCGACCGCGAAGCCGATGCCGGCTACGACCGCACTGTGCTGAGCAAATTCGTGATCGCCGGTGAGATGCCGCCGGAAGAAGTCCCACCGCTACGTAATGAAAACTTCTACCTCGAGCAGCGAATCGAGCGAATCAAGGGTGAAGTGGCCAGCCTGGATGCGGCGAATAAAACCCTGCGACTGGCAGACGGTCAGTCGCTGACGTATGACGCCGCCCTGCTCGCCACCGGCGGTACGCCCAACCCGCTGAAACTGCCCGGTGCCGACTTGCCGCAGGTCTTCGTGCTGCGCTCGAAGGATCAGGCGCAGCGGATTCTGGCCTCTGCAAAACCTGGCCAGCGGGCGGTGATCATCGGCGACAGCTTCATTGCCCTGGAGTCTGCATCGGCCCTGCGCGAATACGGTCTGGACGTCACCGTTCTGGCCCGCCACGCCGTGCCCTTCGCCAAGCAATTCGGCGACACGGTCGGCAAGGCCATTCGTGCCCGGCATGTGGCCCACGGCGTGGTATTCCACACCGATGGCGAAGCCGCGCAGATTGAAGGCACCGACAAGGTCGAAGCGGTGAAACTGGACAACGGTCAACGCCTGCCAGCAGACCTGGTGCTGGTCGGCATTGGCGTCACCCCGGCCACCGGCCCCTTTGCCGATCTGCCCAAGGAAAAAGATCAGTCACTGAGGGTCGACGGTGGCATGCGTGTAACCGATGGGCTCTGGGCCGCCGGTGATATCGCGACCTTCCCGCTCAATGGCCAGCCCCAGCGCATCGAGCATTGGCGCCTGGCACAGCAACAGGCGCGGATCGCGGCGGCGAACATGCTCGGCGGCGACGAGCATTACCTGGACGTACCGTTTTTCTGGACCTGGCACTTCGGCAAGAACTACGACTACCTTGGACACGCCGAGGCGTGGGACGAGGTCGAATTCAAGGGCGACCCGTACCATCCGCCTTTTATCGGCCTGTTCTGCAAGAACGGGGTGGTGGCAGCCGCCGTAGCCTGCGATGAAGAACGGGCGATGGCGATGCTCGCTGAGAGGATGAAACAACCACTGCCGGTGGACGAGGCGTGGCGCTTGATTCGGGATGCAGGCTGA
- the pgaD gene encoding poly-beta-1,6-N-acetyl-D-glucosamine biosynthesis protein PgaD, with protein sequence MKIITTRQRPVLIVVDTLFTVLAWAGFLYLLFLGIWPLIGPHEGARFSGPAFDALGTLQVYLWVAVFNALVLIGWARYQQRKSKSFAQRRMPAPVIDDQALSKSFKLTRERLHKLRSPGSMTIHNDHDGDISHVVSHFFTIDPRQPLSLHPLENPKVVRRPTDDDEGKEPVNRA encoded by the coding sequence ATGAAAATCATCACAACCCGGCAGCGGCCAGTGCTTATCGTGGTCGATACCTTGTTCACCGTCCTGGCCTGGGCCGGATTCCTGTATTTATTGTTCTTGGGGATCTGGCCATTGATCGGACCCCACGAAGGTGCCCGATTCAGCGGTCCAGCGTTCGACGCCCTTGGCACCCTGCAGGTTTATTTATGGGTGGCGGTATTCAACGCCTTGGTGCTGATCGGTTGGGCACGTTATCAACAACGTAAAAGCAAAAGCTTCGCCCAGCGTCGTATGCCGGCCCCGGTCATCGACGATCAGGCGTTGAGCAAAAGCTTCAAGCTGACCCGCGAACGGCTGCACAAACTGCGCAGCCCGGGTTCGATGACCATTCACAATGATCACGATGGCGACATCTCCCACGTGGTGAGCCACTTCTTCACGATCGATCCCCGGCAGCCGCTCTCGCTGCATCCTCTGGAGAATCCAAAAGTGGTCCGTCGTCCGACCGACGATGACGAAGGCAAAGAGCCGGTGAACCGCGCCTGA
- a CDS encoding RNA polymerase sigma factor, whose translation MSDPATSPAAGSDESLLARYRSGDGPAFEILYARHRQGLYRFLLGLSGKSELAEEVYQETWLSLIRSSSQPQGRANFRTWLYQIARNRLIDHWRKHGIRNPLHDSYDEQLHALSDEAADPAQLLSLSRDNQRLEAALQNLPADQREVFLLRAHGELDLPQIAALTETPLETVKSRLRYAQQKLRRLLAEEVLT comes from the coding sequence ATGTCCGACCCTGCAACCAGCCCAGCCGCCGGCAGCGACGAATCGCTGCTGGCCCGCTATCGCTCCGGCGACGGTCCGGCGTTCGAGATCCTGTACGCCCGCCATCGCCAGGGGCTTTATCGCTTCCTGCTCGGCTTGAGCGGCAAATCCGAACTGGCCGAAGAGGTCTATCAGGAAACCTGGCTGAGCCTGATCCGCAGCAGCAGTCAGCCACAAGGTCGGGCGAATTTTCGTACCTGGCTCTACCAGATCGCCCGCAACCGCCTGATCGATCACTGGCGCAAACACGGTATCCGCAACCCCTTGCACGACAGCTACGACGAACAACTCCACGCCCTGAGCGACGAGGCGGCCGATCCCGCACAACTGCTGAGCCTGAGTCGCGATAACCAGCGACTCGAAGCCGCCCTGCAAAACCTGCCCGCCGACCAGCGCGAAGTATTCCTGCTACGCGCCCACGGCGAACTCGACCTGCCGCAGATCGCCGCCCTCACCGAAACACCGCTGGAAACCGTCAAGAGCCGCTTGCGCTACGCCCAGCAAAAACTGCGTCGGCTGCTGGCCGAGGAGGTACTGACATGA
- a CDS encoding sensor domain-containing diguanylate cyclase: MNEPIDLNEFHWLLAIAQSIDVGVVVLDRDYRVQVWNTFMENRSGVQPKDAHNQNFFSLFPEIDRQWFSRKVESVAALGTPAFTVWEQRPYLVRFKNYQPITGQEEFMYQNTTLLPLRSTDSKINHICLVIYDVTDVATNRHQLQAANAQLQQLSRTDRLTGLYNRGYWEESLKVAYARHQRYGNATSLVMLDIDHFKQVNDTYGHQAGDKVIEQVARLIREHERETDVAGRYGGEEFGVVLSDTDKIGGKVFAERLRKAVEGLEVVHNGQSIRFTISLGVADLSQPSINHADLIAWADHALFASKKAGRNRVTVYDHKKAPDPKI, from the coding sequence ATGAACGAACCTATCGATCTGAACGAGTTTCACTGGTTGCTGGCGATCGCCCAGAGCATTGACGTCGGTGTGGTGGTGCTCGACCGCGACTACCGCGTGCAGGTCTGGAACACCTTTATGGAGAACCGCTCCGGGGTGCAGCCCAAGGACGCCCACAATCAGAATTTCTTCAGTCTGTTTCCCGAAATCGACCGCCAATGGTTCAGCCGCAAGGTGGAAAGCGTCGCTGCCCTGGGCACGCCAGCGTTCACCGTCTGGGAGCAGCGTCCGTATCTGGTGCGGTTCAAGAACTACCAGCCGATCACCGGCCAGGAAGAGTTCATGTACCAGAACACCACGCTGTTACCGTTGCGCTCCACCGACAGCAAAATCAATCATATCTGCCTGGTGATCTATGACGTCACCGACGTCGCCACCAACCGGCATCAGCTCCAGGCCGCCAATGCGCAATTGCAGCAACTCTCCAGAACCGATCGGCTGACGGGCTTGTACAACCGCGGTTATTGGGAGGAAAGCCTGAAAGTCGCCTATGCCCGGCACCAGCGTTATGGCAATGCCACCAGCCTGGTGATGCTGGATATCGACCACTTCAAGCAGGTCAACGACACCTACGGTCACCAAGCGGGTGACAAGGTCATCGAGCAAGTCGCCAGGCTGATCCGCGAGCATGAGCGCGAAACCGATGTGGCTGGGCGCTACGGCGGTGAAGAGTTCGGCGTGGTGCTTTCGGACACTGACAAGATCGGTGGAAAGGTTTTCGCCGAGCGTCTGCGTAAGGCAGTCGAAGGGCTGGAAGTAGTGCACAACGGCCAGAGCATCCGCTTCACCATCAGCCTGGGGGTGGCCGACCTGAGCCAGCCCTCGATCAACCACGCCGACCTGATCGCCTGGGCGGACCATGCGCTGTTTGCGTCGAAGAAGGCCGGGCGCAATCGGGTGACGGTGTATGACCACAAAAAAGCCCCAGACCCTAAGATCTGA
- a CDS encoding DUF3077 domain-containing protein encodes MTDPSELKTIGLTPAVYCSDQAVFHVTRGVPLGDALGMASDFLFLAQALSKDAAYDRESDRHAWAAHYLTAMSKALVDDVVKVLTQVPASRKEQATE; translated from the coding sequence ATGACCGATCCATCAGAGCTAAAAACAATCGGCTTAACGCCTGCCGTCTACTGCTCAGATCAGGCGGTGTTTCACGTCACTCGCGGTGTGCCTCTTGGCGATGCGTTAGGCATGGCTTCCGATTTTCTGTTCCTCGCCCAAGCACTGTCCAAAGACGCTGCCTACGACAGGGAAAGTGATCGTCACGCTTGGGCTGCGCATTATTTGACGGCGATGAGTAAGGCGCTGGTTGATGATGTGGTGAAAGTGCTGACGCAAGTACCAGCGTCGCGGAAGGAACAAGCCACAGAATAG
- a CDS encoding response regulator: MIPLLVCDDSNMARKQVLRALPVDWPVSVTEAGNGREAMEAIRRGLGQVVLLDLTMPEMDGYQVLSALRAEGLKAQVIVISGDIQEEAVRRVHELGALAFLKKPFDENLLRQTLSQLGLLTKPGQASLGSRLAANTVISFHDAFRETVNVAIGRAAALIAQVLGVFVQLPVPNVNILEVGELHMALTDASNSKQLTAICQGFIGSGIAGEALLMFHDSEIADIAQLMQRQSPDYSDLEMLLDLSSVLIGACLSSIAEQIDVVFSQGHPQILGQHAAIDELIRVNSKRWKKTLAVEISYSLEGHDIRFDLLLLFTEDSIERLTHKLAYLMN; this comes from the coding sequence ATGATTCCCCTATTGGTCTGTGACGACTCCAACATGGCCCGTAAGCAGGTGTTACGGGCACTGCCGGTGGACTGGCCGGTTTCGGTCACCGAGGCGGGTAATGGTCGCGAGGCAATGGAGGCGATACGCCGGGGTTTGGGGCAGGTGGTGCTGCTCGACCTGACCATGCCGGAGATGGATGGCTATCAGGTATTGAGCGCCTTGCGCGCCGAAGGATTGAAAGCGCAAGTCATCGTGATCTCCGGTGACATCCAGGAAGAAGCGGTGCGGCGCGTGCATGAGCTGGGCGCGCTGGCGTTTCTGAAAAAGCCTTTCGACGAAAACCTGCTGCGCCAGACACTCAGTCAGTTGGGGCTACTGACGAAACCCGGCCAGGCATCGTTGGGGAGTCGTCTGGCAGCGAACACGGTCATCAGTTTTCACGATGCGTTCCGTGAAACGGTCAACGTTGCCATCGGACGGGCGGCCGCGCTGATCGCCCAGGTGTTGGGCGTCTTTGTGCAGTTGCCGGTACCGAACGTGAACATCCTCGAAGTCGGCGAGTTGCACATGGCGCTGACCGATGCCAGCAACAGCAAGCAACTCACGGCCATCTGCCAGGGTTTTATCGGCAGTGGCATCGCCGGCGAAGCCCTGCTGATGTTTCACGACTCGGAAATCGCCGACATCGCGCAATTGATGCAGCGTCAAAGCCCCGATTATTCGGACCTGGAAATGCTGCTGGACCTCTCCAGCGTGCTGATCGGTGCTTGCTTGAGCAGCATTGCCGAACAGATCGATGTGGTGTTTTCGCAAGGCCACCCGCAGATCCTCGGCCAGCACGCGGCCATCGATGAGCTGATCCGGGTCAACAGCAAGCGCTGGAAAAAGACCCTGGCGGTGGAAATCAGCTACAGCCTGGAAGGGCACGATATTCGTTTCGACCTATTGTTGCTGTTCACGGAAGACTCCATCGAGCGGTTGACCCATAAACTCGCCTACTTGATGAACTGA
- a CDS encoding vWA domain-containing protein, translated as MSLPLHFLRPTAQGFTVGLLLALAGCGVSSKPESASVSPPAQGALKTEALVHSEEAVLADATMAKRSTRPAPMAGYAPMSESAPAGYRDEQREQYHALADNPIHSVTESPVSTFSADVDTGAYANVRRLLNQGRLPPEGAVRLEEMVNYFPYDYALPTDDSPFGVTTELAPSPWNPHTRLLRIGIKASDRAVAELAPANLVFLVDVSGSMDRREGLPLVKSTLKLLVDQLREQDRVSLVVYAGDSRVVLEPTSGREKAKIRTAIEQLTAGGSTAGASGIELAYQMAQQAFTPKGINRILLATDGDFNVGISDFDSLKQMAVDKRKTGVSLTTLGFGVDNYNEHLMEQLADAGDGNYAYIDNLREARKVLVDQLGSTLAVVAKNVKLQVEFNPAQVSEYRLLGYENRALKREDFSNDKVDAGEIGAGHTVTALYEIVPKGEKGWLEPLRYGKSATDVSVNTEELAMLRVRYQLPEGGNSRLIERPIVGGSETKASDDLRFAAAVAAFSQQLKDGRYTGDFSLKDTEALARGARGDDRFGLRAEFVQLVALAQSLRIPTASHQQSNDQRIE; from the coding sequence ATGTCCCTCCCTCTGCATTTCCTCCGCCCGACCGCCCAGGGTTTCACCGTCGGGTTGTTGCTGGCCTTGGCTGGTTGCGGTGTTTCGTCCAAACCTGAATCCGCCTCGGTGTCGCCACCGGCTCAAGGTGCGCTGAAGACAGAGGCATTGGTGCATAGCGAGGAGGCGGTTCTGGCGGACGCCACGATGGCCAAGCGCAGCACGCGTCCGGCACCGATGGCGGGTTATGCGCCGATGTCTGAATCGGCTCCGGCTGGTTATCGGGACGAGCAGCGTGAACAGTATCACGCGCTGGCCGACAACCCGATTCATAGCGTGACCGAATCGCCGGTATCGACGTTCAGCGCCGATGTCGACACCGGCGCCTATGCCAACGTCCGCCGGCTGCTGAATCAAGGACGCTTACCGCCCGAAGGCGCGGTGCGCCTGGAGGAAATGGTCAATTACTTTCCCTACGATTACGCATTGCCTACCGACGACTCACCCTTCGGTGTGACCACTGAACTGGCGCCGTCACCGTGGAACCCGCATACCCGACTGCTGCGCATCGGCATCAAGGCGTCGGACCGCGCAGTGGCCGAACTGGCGCCGGCAAACCTGGTGTTTCTGGTGGACGTGTCCGGCTCGATGGATCGTCGCGAAGGTTTGCCGCTGGTCAAAAGCACCCTGAAACTGCTGGTCGATCAGTTACGCGAGCAGGATCGGGTGTCATTGGTGGTCTACGCCGGCGATTCGCGCGTGGTCCTGGAACCGACTTCCGGACGGGAAAAAGCGAAAATTCGTACAGCCATCGAGCAATTGACCGCAGGCGGCTCCACCGCCGGGGCGTCAGGGATCGAGCTGGCTTATCAAATGGCACAACAGGCGTTTACCCCCAAGGGCATCAACCGCATCCTGTTGGCCACCGATGGCGATTTCAATGTCGGCATCAGTGACTTCGACAGCCTCAAGCAAATGGCTGTGGATAAACGCAAGACCGGCGTTTCCCTGACCACCCTGGGGTTTGGTGTGGATAACTACAATGAACACCTGATGGAACAACTGGCCGATGCCGGCGACGGCAACTACGCCTACATCGACAACCTGCGCGAGGCGCGCAAGGTACTGGTGGACCAGCTGGGTTCGACCCTCGCCGTCGTGGCAAAAAACGTCAAACTACAAGTGGAGTTCAACCCGGCGCAGGTCAGCGAGTACCGGCTGTTGGGCTATGAGAACCGCGCCTTGAAACGTGAGGATTTCAGCAACGACAAAGTCGATGCGGGGGAAATCGGTGCAGGACATACCGTGACAGCGTTGTATGAAATTGTGCCCAAGGGTGAGAAGGGCTGGCTGGAGCCGTTGCGGTATGGCAAATCCGCGACCGATGTTTCCGTGAACACCGAGGAATTGGCGATGTTGCGCGTGCGTTATCAGTTGCCTGAGGGTGGGAATAGTCGCTTGATCGAGCGGCCCATTGTCGGTGGCTCGGAGACCAAAGCCAGTGATGACCTCCGTTTTGCGGCGGCCGTGGCCGCGTTTTCCCAGCAACTCAAGGACGGACGCTATACCGGTGATTTCAGCCTGAAGGACACCGAGGCGTTGGCTCGCGGTGCACGGGGTGATGATCGATTCGGTCTGCGCGCAGAGTTCGTGCAACTGGTGGCGTTGGCACAAAGCCTGCGAATCCCGACTGCCTCACATCAGCAATCCAATGACCAGCGGATAGAGTGA